Genomic DNA from Acidimicrobiales bacterium:
GATGCCGTGACCGGGCGTTTCCCATGACCTGGTGAGGGTCGGTGTTCTACGCTCGGGGGGCTTCACGTCACAGCAGGAGGGAACCATGCGACGAGAACTGGTAGCAACCGTGTCCGAACGCGCCGTCATCATTGCGAATCGGCCGATGTATCTGAGCATCGCGGCGGCGACGATGGTGTGTCTCGGTGGCGCCGGGTATGCGATCGCCGAGCGGCAGGGCCCGATCACGTCGCTGTGGTGGGCGGTCGTGACCGCGTCGACCGTCGGCTACGGCGATGCCTACCCCGAGACGACGTTCGGGCGTGGGGTCGCCACGGTGCTCATCATCAGCATGGTGACGGTGGTGATCCCGATGATCACGGCGTCGTTCACCTCAAAACTGATCGTCGATCGTGATGTCTTCACCCACGAGGAGCAGGAGCAGATCAAGGAGGCGCTCAAGCTCATCGTCGACCGGCTCGACACGGTGGATGCAGTCGAGGGCACCTCGTATCCGACCAGTGGTCCGCAGGGATGAGGTGAGCGTGTCCGTCGCCCGTGCGTTCTGGCAGCGGTTCGAGACGCTCCACGCCGTCACCTACTTCGCTCCAGAATCGATCGCCGCGGCGAAAGACGCCGGATTGAAGGGCTTCTGGATGGGCTACTTCGGCTTCCGCGCCGCTCCGCTCGGATCCGTGGCGCCAGGCGCCGTCGAGGCCGCCTTCGCGAACTTCGCCCCCGCGATGGTGCGGCGGTCGCTTCCCGACGCCTGGGCGCTGGTGTCGCCCGAGGACCTTCTCGCCACTCGGGCCGAGAGCGCGGCGCGGGCGCTGCGCCGCGTCGCCCCCGATGTCGAGCGTGTCGCGGTCGAGCTGAACGACGAGTTGCGTTCACTTTCGATGCAGGCCTCGGTCCTCGGCCGCCCGATGTACGCCGCCAACCGGTCGGTCGGAGTGTTCGACGACCCGGTCCAGGAGCTGTGGCAGCAGTGCACCACGCTGCGCGAACAGCGGGGCGACGGGCACGTGGCCGCGCTGGCAGTCCATGCCGTCGATGGCGTCGAGGCCCATCACCTGCTCGCGGCCGGCACCGGCATCGACCCCGAGACGTTCTTCGCCAACCGAGGATGGACCGCCGATGAGCGTGACGCAGGGCGAGTGCGCCTGGTCGACCGGGGGCTGCTGTCGTCGCCGGGCGCGCTCACCGCAGCGGGAGCAGAACTGCGTTCTTCGATCGAGTCGCTGACCGACGAACTTGCCGTTGCTGCGCCCTTGTCGCTCGTGGAACGTCTCGACGGGGTCGCTCGCTCGGTGGTCGCATCGGGTGTGTTGCCCTTCCCGAACCCGATGGGTCTCCCCGCGGTCGACGCTCAGGTCTGATCGAGGTCGAGCCACTTGGTCTCGGTTTGTGGCGTGGCCGTTCGCATTGCCTCGAGCAGCGAGACCGGGTCGGGCCGATCGATCAGCAGCTCCCGATTGGCCGGCTTGAGCAGCCGATCGTCGACGGACCGCTGCAGCCACGCCAGCAGCGCGTCGTAGTAGCCGTCGACGTTCAGGATGCCGATCGGCTTGGCGTGGATACCGATCTGCGCCCAGGTGGCGACCTCGGCCAATTCCTCGAGCGTGCCGAGGCCGCCCGGCAGCGCAATGAAGCCATCGGCGCGCTCGAACATCGTCAGCTTGCGTTCGTGCATGGACGACACCTCGATCATCGAGGTGAGGTTGGGGTGGCCCACCTCCCGCGGAAACAGGTCGGTCGGCATGACGCCCGTGACGACTCCGCCACCGTCGAGCACGGTGTCGGCGAGTAGACCCATGAGGCCGACCGCTCCACCGCCGTAGACGAGCTCGACGCCCTCGGCGGCCATGAGCGACCCGAGAGCCACGGTGGCTGCCGTGATCTGCTCGTTCGATCCGGGGGACGAGGCGCAGTACACGCAGAGTGTTCGGAAGGGGCCGGGCCCGGTCTCGGTATCGGCGGACGGGCTGGTCGGTTCGGCCATCTCGCTACTCTACGAGAGGCGCCGCGCACCCCCTGCAGGATTTCGCCTTCAAGAGCCAGGCCACCGAGCGGGGAGATCGGTCCTCGTGGTCATCTGTCCGTGGGCTTCTTCCTGAGGGAAGTGGCGGCTAACCTCAGCGCCCGTGACTGACCACCTGTTGGAACAAAAGCTCGCCGACCTGAAGGCACGCAAGGAAGAGGCGCTCAACGCCGGCTCCGAACGGTCGATCCAGCGTCAGCATGACCAGGGCAAGATGCTGGCCAGGGAGCGGATCGACTACTTCCTCGATCCCGGCTCGTTCAACGAGCTCGACATGCTGGCCCGCACCCGTTCGCCGGAGGCGACCTCCCGCCCCTACACCGACGGTGTCATCACCGGTTGGGGCACCGTTGATGGTCGCAAGGTCTTCGTGTTCAGTCAGGACTTCACCATCATGGGCGGCTCGCTCGGCGAAGTGTTCGCCGAGAAGATCCAGAAGGCGATGGACCTCGCCCTCTCGGTCGGAGCGCCGTTCATCGGGCTCAACGACGGCGCCGGCGCCCGCATCCCCGAGGGTGTCGTCAGCCTCGACGGCTACGGCGGCATCTTCTTCCGGAACGTGAAGGCCTCGGGCGTGATTCCCCAGATCAGCGTCATCCTCGGCCCCTGCGCCGGTGGTGCGGTCTACAGCCCGGCCATGACCGACTTCATCTTCATGGTGCGCGAGACCTCGCACATGTTCATCACCGGTCCCGACGTCGTGAAGACCGTGACCGGCGAGGAAGTCACGCTCGAAGAGCTCGGCGGCGCCGGGTCGCATTCGTCGAAGTCGGGTGTCGCCAATTTCGTGGCCAACGACGAAAAGCAGGTGCTCGACGACGTTCGCTACCTGCTGTCGTTCCTGCCGGCGAACAACCTCGAGAGCCCGCCGCGGGCCGAGCCGACCGACGATCCGGATCGTCTGTGTCCCGAACTCGGCGGGCTGATGCCCGACAGCCCCAACATGCCCTACGACATGACCAAGGTGATCACCTCGGTCGTCGACGACGGCGAGTACATGGAGTACCACGCCAACTGGGCCAAGGCCATCACCTGCGGTTTCGCCCGACTCGACGGTCAGCCGGTCGGCATCGTGGCCAATCAGCCGATGATGCTCGCCGGTGTGCTCGACATCGAGTCCTCGTCGAAGGCCGCCCGCTTCGTCCGCACGTGTGATGCGTTCAACATCCCGATCGTCACCTTCGTCGACGTGCCGGGGTTCCTCCCCGGTGTCGACCAGGAGTACGGCGGCATCATCCGTCACGGGGCGAAGCTGCTTTACGCCTACTGCGAGGCGACCGTTCCCCGGATCCAGGTCATCACCCGCAAGGCCTACGGCGGCGCCTACGTGGTGATGGACTCCAAGAGCATCGGTTCCGACCTGGCGTTCGCCTGGCCGACCGCCGAACTCGCCGTGATGGGTCCCGAGGGTGCCACCGACATCGTCTATCGCCGTGAGATCCAGGCGGCCGCCGATCCGGCCGGACGTCGAGCCGAGCTGATCGACGAGTACAAGCAACGTTTCGCCAACCCGTGGGTGGCGGCCGAGCGGGGCTACATCGACGACGTGATCGATCCGGCCGAGACCCGCATCAAGCTCATCGCCGGTCTCAACATGCTGCAATCGAAACGCGAGGAGTTGCCGCAGCGCAAGCACGGGAACGTGCCACTGTGAGCGCAGCGAGCAGCGGTGGGACGGTGAGCGCAGCGAGCAGCAGTGGGGGTGGAAAGGTGAAGCTGATCTCGCCCGATCCCACCGATGAGGAAGCCGCGGCCATTGTTGCCGCCATCGAGATGGCGTGGCCTCGCCCGGCGGCGCACACCCAGTCGCCTGATCCCGGGCCGCCGCGTTGGCGGTTCAGCGGACGGTGGTGGAGCCAGCCCACCATCACCAGCCGCCGTCGTCCCTGATCCCGTTGGCCGGCCCACTCGCCGATCTGCGCGTCCTCGATCTGGCGACGGTGCTCGCCGGTCCGGGCTGTGCTCGTTACCTCGCCGACTACGGCGCCGATGTGATCAAGATCGAGCGTCCGGGCGTCGGTGACACGGCGCGCAACCTCGGTTGGCGTGATCCTGCCGATGGGGAGACCTTCTTCTTCAAGGGAGCCAATCGGAACAAGCGGTTCATCGAGCTGGATCTGACCACTCCTGCGGGGCGTGATCGCTTCCTCCAGTTGGTCGAGACCAGCCGGGTGATCGTCGAGAACATGCGACCGGGAAAGCTCGAGGCGTTGGGTCTCGGGCCCGACGTCTTGCACGAGCGGCGTCCCGATCTCGTGATCGTGCGGGTGACGGCCTTCGGCCAGACCGGTCCCTACCGGGATCGACCGGGCTTCGCCACGCTGGCCGAGGCCATGTCGGGCCTGGCGTCGTTGAACGGCGACCCCGACGGTGCGCCAACGCTGCCGCCGATCGCGTTGACCGACGAGGTCACCGCGTTGGCTGCCGCTTTCGCCACGATGGTGGCGGTCCACTCCGGCACCGGTCAGGTGGTCGACGCCAGTCTGATCGACTCGATGATCCAGATGATGGGCCCGCTGCCCTCGCTGTTCATGCAGACCGGCCAGCTCCAGCCTCGCCTCGGCTCAGGGCTGCCGTATTCGATTCCTCGGGGGACGTACCGCACGAGCGACGACGAGTGGGTGGCGGTGTCGACGTCAGCCGACACGGTGGCGGCTCGGGTGATGGAGCTCATCGGCCTGGGTGGCGATCCACGGGTTGCGAGTGTCGACGATCGTATGGTCCATCGCGATCTGGTCGAGGACCGGATGGCGGACTGGGTCGCGGAGCGCACGCTCGACGAGGTGCTCGGCGCCTTCGCCCAGGCCGATGCTGCCGCCGCACAGGTCTACGACATCGCGCAGCTGGTCGCCGACCCGCACATGGAGGCGCGGGGATCGTTCGCCCGCTACGAGGGCTACCCGATGCCTGGAGTGATCGCCCGGTTGTCGGCCACGCCCGGCGAGGTACGCCACGGCGGTCGTTCACTGGGCCACGACACCGACGAGGTCTTCGCCGAGCTCGAGGTCACCAACGACTGACCCGCGATGGGTCGTCAGTCGGCGGCGGCGGTGGCGACTTCGATGCGGTCCTGGCGCCACTCGCGAGCGGCGTCGAGCGCGGTCTCGGCCGCCGACATGATCTCGTTGGGCGAGAAGGCGTGGGCCGGATAGCAGGCGACACCGGCCCAGAGGGTGAGGCCCTGCTGGGCGCCGAGGAGCTGACGCCGAATCCGTTCGACGGTCCAGATGGCACCGTTCTCCGGGGTGTCTTCCAGCAACAGCGCAAAGTAGCCGTTGCGGAGGCGGCAGGCGGTGTCGGCCTCGCGGAGTGTGACTCGGATCGCTTCGGCGACGAGTTCGGCGTCGGCGTCGGTCTGCTGGTTGGTGGCGACACCCTCGACGACCTCGAGCAAGATGATGGCGACCGGTCGCAGGTGGCGGCGGGCAGCGGCCACCCGTGAGTCGAGGGCCACGGTGAAGAAGCTCTCGCTGAACAGCCCGGTCGAGGAATCGGTGAGGGCGTCGATGTCGTCCTGCTCGTTGTCGATCGGCTCGTCGTTGTTGAGTTCGGCGATGAGGCGTTCCTCGGTGGCGACGGCGCTGGCCCGGACCGTCCGAAGTTCGTCTTCGACGAGGCGTTGCACCGCGGCTTGTTCGTCGAGACGCTGGGCCAATCGGATGCCGGCGACACCGGCAGCGAGGGCGAGCAACCCGGCGACGGTGCCGAAGATCGGAACGTCGAGGATCGTGGCAATGAGGCCCGCGGCCAAGCCGAGGACGCCAGTGATCAATCCGGGAAGCGATTCGCGTGCGTTCATCACAGACTCCATCGGCTACAGCGCCGACAACTCAAGGACTCGTCCTGCGAAAGGATTGTCTCACGCGCGGTGGCGTCGCGCGGTCATGGCAGGTGTTCTGAGCACCTCGTGGAACCCGGTGGAGGCTCAGGGGCGGGCGGAACGACCGGCGATGGCGAGATCGGCCACCTCGGCGATGATCGTGCCGATGTCGAAGTCCTTTGGTGTGTAGACGGCGGCGACCCCTTGTTCGATCAGGCCAGCACGGTCGGACTCGGGAATGATCCCGCCGAGGATCACCGGCGCCTCGACTCCGGCGTCGCGAAGCAACTGGAGCGTCGTTGGGACGAGCTCGAGGTGGCTCCCGGACAGGATGGAGAGGCCGATGGCGTCGACGTCTTCGTCTCGAGCAGCAGCCGTGATCTGTTCGGGGGTGAGGCGAATGCCCTGGTAGATGACTTCCATGCCGGCGTCACGTGCGGCAACCGCGATTTGTTCCGCTCCATTGGAATGACCGTCGAGTCCGGGCTTGGCGACGAGGAACCGGATCGGTCCGCCTTCGGTGTCGCGGTACTTGTCGGCCGTTGCTCGCAGCCGCTCGGAACCACCTCCTGCGCCACCGGCCGCGGCCACGCCGGTCGGGGCTCGGTATTCACCGAAGACCTCGCGCAGACAGTCGGCCCATTCGCCCGTGGTGCCGCCGGCGGCCGCGAGGGCGATCGTGGCCTCCATGATGTTGTCGGTGCCCTTTGCCGCCGCAGCCAGGTCGGCGAGGGCAGCGCCGACGGCTGCGTTGTCGCGGTTGGCTCGCCATTGCTGCACGTCGGCGATCGCCTCGGCCTGCACCGACGGGTCGACGGTGAGGATGCTGTCGGAGCCGCCCAACGGCGAGGGCGCAGTCTCGATGAAGTCGTTGACCCCGACGATGGTCTGCTCGCCCCGCTCGATACGACGGATGCGCTCGGCGTGGGAACGCACGAGGCGCCCCTTCAGCTCGTCGATCGCTTCGAAGGCACCGCCGAGTTCGAGGATCTCGTCGAGTTCGGCGGTGGCGGCGTCGATCAGCTCGGTGGTGAGGCCCTCGATCACATGGCTACCGGCGAAGATGTCGTCGTACTCGAGCAGGTCGGACTCGAAGGCCAGAACCTGTTGCATCCGCAGTGCCCACTGCTGGTCCCACGGCCGCGGCAGGCCGAGCGCTTCGTTCCACGCCGGGAGCTGGATGGACCGGGCGCGTGCGTCGCGGGACAGGCTGACGCCGAGCATCTCGAGCACGATTCGTTGCACGTTGTTCTCGGGCTGGGCTTCGGTGAGGCCGAGCGAGTTGACCTGCACGCCGTAGCGGAAGCGACGAGCCTTCGGGTCGGTGATGCCGTAGCGCTCGAGCGTGATGCGATCCCACATTTGGGTGAAGGCCCGCATCTTGCAGGTCTCCTCGATGAACCGGATGCCGGAGTTGACGAAGAACGAGACCGAGGCGACGGTCGCACTGAACGCGTCGTCGGCGATCTGGCCTGACTCCCTCACGGCGTCGAGCACGCCGATCGCCGTGGCCAGCGAGTAGGCGATCTCCTGGACCGGTGTCGCCCCCGCTTCCTGCAGGTGGTAGCTGCAGACGTTCATCGGGTTCCACCGCGGTACGTGCTGGTTGCAGAACGCGAACATGTCGACGATGAGCCGCCGGCTGGGCTCGGGCGGGAAGATGTAGGTGCCGCGGCTCAGGTATTCCTTGACGATGTCGTTCTGGGTGGTGCCTCGAAGCTGGGTCGAGGCGACGCCCTGGGCGTTGGCATTGTCGATGTAGAGGCCAAGCATCCATGCCGCCGGCGCGTTGATCGTCATCGACGTGTTCATCTCGCCGACCGGGATCTGGTCGAGCAGGGTGCTCATGTGACCTCGGTGGACGACCGGCACGCCGACCTTGCCCACCTCGCCTCGGGCGAGCACATGATCGGGGTCGTAGCCGGTCTGCGTGGGCAGGTCGAAAGCGATCGACAGGCCGGTCTGTCCCTTGGCGAGGTTGGTCCGGTAGAGCTCGTTGGAGGCACGCGCCGTGGAGTGTCCGGAGTAGGTCCGCATCATCCACGGTCGGTCGGGCTGCTCGCGACGGAGAGAAGTCATGGCCGCATTGTCGCCCGAATCAGGGTCGGGAGCGAAAAACTTCCGGTAGGTCGAGTTCCAAGGCCCGATCGAGCCGTTCGACGTAGTCGGCGCGCTCGACGCGCTCACAGCCCATCGACGCCAGATGGTCGGTGAGCCACTGGACATCGATGAGGCGCTCGGGTTCGGGCCCGATCAGGTCGACCAGCGCCACCATGGCCGCCTTGGAGGCGTCGGTTCGATGGTGAAACATCGACTCACCGGCGAACAGACCGCCGATGGCGACCCCGTACAGCCCGCCGGCGAGTCCCTCGTGGTCCCAGATCTCGATGCTGTGGGCGACACCGCGACGGTGGAGTTCGGTGTAGGCCGAGGTGATGTCGCGGTCGATCCAGCCATGCGGTCGAGCGGGGTCGCCACACGCCGCGACGACGTCGCTGAAGCACCGATCGACAGTGGCGGTGAACCGCCGCAGCGACCGGCGGAGGGAGCGGCTGACGTGGAGGCGAGCCGGCACCAGGACGCCCCGCTCGACCGGATGGAACCAGCCGATCTCGGTGCGTTTGCGCGCTCGCAAGGCTTCCGAAAGGGGGAGGGTGAGCGGCATGGGGAAGTAGCCGGCCCGGTAGGCCGCCACGAGCGTGCCCGTTGAGAGATCGGCGCCGAAGGCAACGAGGTCGTCGTCGGGCAGGTCGGCGATCGGGGGGAAGGTCCAGGTCGGAGCACCGGGGTCGCT
This window encodes:
- a CDS encoding potassium channel family protein: MRRELVATVSERAVIIANRPMYLSIAAATMVCLGGAGYAIAERQGPITSLWWAVVTASTVGYGDAYPETTFGRGVATVLIISMVTVVIPMITASFTSKLIVDRDVFTHEEQEQIKEALKLIVDRLDTVDAVEGTSYPTSGPQG
- a CDS encoding TIGR00730 family Rossman fold protein; its protein translation is MAEPTSPSADTETGPGPFRTLCVYCASSPGSNEQITAATVALGSLMAAEGVELVYGGGAVGLMGLLADTVLDGGGVVTGVMPTDLFPREVGHPNLTSMIEVSSMHERKLTMFERADGFIALPGGLGTLEELAEVATWAQIGIHAKPIGILNVDGYYDALLAWLQRSVDDRLLKPANRELLIDRPDPVSLLEAMRTATPQTETKWLDLDQT
- a CDS encoding acyl-CoA carboxylase subunit beta; protein product: MTDHLLEQKLADLKARKEEALNAGSERSIQRQHDQGKMLARERIDYFLDPGSFNELDMLARTRSPEATSRPYTDGVITGWGTVDGRKVFVFSQDFTIMGGSLGEVFAEKIQKAMDLALSVGAPFIGLNDGAGARIPEGVVSLDGYGGIFFRNVKASGVIPQISVILGPCAGGAVYSPAMTDFIFMVRETSHMFITGPDVVKTVTGEEVTLEELGGAGSHSSKSGVANFVANDEKQVLDDVRYLLSFLPANNLESPPRAEPTDDPDRLCPELGGLMPDSPNMPYDMTKVITSVVDDGEYMEYHANWAKAITCGFARLDGQPVGIVANQPMMLAGVLDIESSSKAARFVRTCDAFNIPIVTFVDVPGFLPGVDQEYGGIIRHGAKLLYAYCEATVPRIQVITRKAYGGAYVVMDSKSIGSDLAFAWPTAELAVMGPEGATDIVYRREIQAAADPAGRRAELIDEYKQRFANPWVAAERGYIDDVIDPAETRIKLIAGLNMLQSKREELPQRKHGNVPL
- a CDS encoding CoA transferase, with the translated sequence MEPAHHHQPPSSLIPLAGPLADLRVLDLATVLAGPGCARYLADYGADVIKIERPGVGDTARNLGWRDPADGETFFFKGANRNKRFIELDLTTPAGRDRFLQLVETSRVIVENMRPGKLEALGLGPDVLHERRPDLVIVRVTAFGQTGPYRDRPGFATLAEAMSGLASLNGDPDGAPTLPPIALTDEVTALAAAFATMVAVHSGTGQVVDASLIDSMIQMMGPLPSLFMQTGQLQPRLGSGLPYSIPRGTYRTSDDEWVAVSTSADTVAARVMELIGLGGDPRVASVDDRMVHRDLVEDRMADWVAERTLDEVLGAFAQADAAAAQVYDIAQLVADPHMEARGSFARYEGYPMPGVIARLSATPGEVRHGGRSLGHDTDEVFAELEVTND
- a CDS encoding diguanylate cyclase; this encodes MNARESLPGLITGVLGLAAGLIATILDVPIFGTVAGLLALAAGVAGIRLAQRLDEQAAVQRLVEDELRTVRASAVATEERLIAELNNDEPIDNEQDDIDALTDSSTGLFSESFFTVALDSRVAAARRHLRPVAIILLEVVEGVATNQQTDADAELVAEAIRVTLREADTACRLRNGYFALLLEDTPENGAIWTVERIRRQLLGAQQGLTLWAGVACYPAHAFSPNEIMSAAETALDAAREWRQDRIEVATAAAD
- a CDS encoding protein meaA; its protein translation is MTSLRREQPDRPWMMRTYSGHSTARASNELYRTNLAKGQTGLSIAFDLPTQTGYDPDHVLARGEVGKVGVPVVHRGHMSTLLDQIPVGEMNTSMTINAPAAWMLGLYIDNANAQGVASTQLRGTTQNDIVKEYLSRGTYIFPPEPSRRLIVDMFAFCNQHVPRWNPMNVCSYHLQEAGATPVQEIAYSLATAIGVLDAVRESGQIADDAFSATVASVSFFVNSGIRFIEETCKMRAFTQMWDRITLERYGITDPKARRFRYGVQVNSLGLTEAQPENNVQRIVLEMLGVSLSRDARARSIQLPAWNEALGLPRPWDQQWALRMQQVLAFESDLLEYDDIFAGSHVIEGLTTELIDAATAELDEILELGGAFEAIDELKGRLVRSHAERIRRIERGEQTIVGVNDFIETAPSPLGGSDSILTVDPSVQAEAIADVQQWRANRDNAAVGAALADLAAAAKGTDNIMEATIALAAAGGTTGEWADCLREVFGEYRAPTGVAAAGGAGGGSERLRATADKYRDTEGGPIRFLVAKPGLDGHSNGAEQIAVAARDAGMEVIYQGIRLTPEQITAAARDEDVDAIGLSILSGSHLELVPTTLQLLRDAGVEAPVILGGIIPESDRAGLIEQGVAAVYTPKDFDIGTIIAEVADLAIAGRSARP
- the aat gene encoding leucyl/phenylalanyl-tRNA--protein transferase, with the protein product MSDPGAPTWTFPPIADLPDDDLVAFGADLSTGTLVAAYRAGYFPMPLTLPLSEALRARKRTEIGWFHPVERGVLVPARLHVSRSLRRSLRRFTATVDRCFSDVVAACGDPARPHGWIDRDITSAYTELHRRGVAHSIEIWDHEGLAGGLYGVAIGGLFAGESMFHHRTDASKAAMVALVDLIGPEPERLIDVQWLTDHLASMGCERVERADYVERLDRALELDLPEVFRSRP